The following coding sequences lie in one Myxococcus xanthus genomic window:
- a CDS encoding carboxypeptidase-like regulatory domain-containing protein, with product MKHRAWGLGGAALVLAALAMWWLWPADVAAPVAPPRAPAERVEAATPVNPPPPVAPEPSPPEGLRLRVVLQGDVPFQGEARVGVASISDADRHMWEVSKREGRAGAGPGRLEDLANVSEWRPVEVTPSATGGTLGPVLVPVAPLYRVVAWAADGTFWLGDVVPEERVTTGIVEAVLSARAPTGVRVRLAGVRPEHGPFSLRVVRGVSRDARDAERASELLPVIRHVAPDIASALSDGVALPLLVGKSLELLPLPTDPSVRLVLRSAAGRESRWVEVPLREGRLESVVLDVGSLFPEGVGDTVTLRGKVELEGTFRPPEGARLLGPEDVEIPLAPDGRFVVSGLPSWEPSRFRVEVASPVSRRPVAATEQSFDFRPEPGVSDAEVTWRVKAYRWLVLRMDAAMRAQIEARTQKPYPVFILQRWRHEKQWELASAGAYIQEEDGMAVSILEPGRYRVLVSFSVLEVYSSTAADVGEDRVDGTVTFRVDVEGNDCEVLVTDGRKPVFGARVTASSDVGSLPPTWGLTDAQGRWRLGRVRPFGLHLEVEAEGYAPWTGEVAEACRRGGEVRVQL from the coding sequence TTGAAGCATCGCGCATGGGGTTTGGGGGGCGCCGCGCTGGTGTTGGCTGCGCTCGCGATGTGGTGGCTGTGGCCCGCGGACGTCGCCGCGCCGGTGGCGCCTCCCCGCGCACCCGCTGAGCGCGTGGAAGCCGCGACGCCCGTGAATCCGCCGCCACCCGTGGCGCCGGAGCCCTCGCCCCCAGAGGGACTGCGTCTGCGCGTGGTGCTGCAAGGGGATGTGCCCTTCCAGGGAGAGGCCCGCGTGGGCGTGGCCTCCATCTCCGACGCGGACCGGCACATGTGGGAAGTGTCGAAGCGCGAGGGGCGCGCGGGCGCCGGGCCTGGGCGGCTGGAGGACCTGGCCAATGTGTCGGAGTGGCGGCCCGTGGAGGTGACGCCGTCCGCGACGGGGGGGACGTTGGGACCGGTGCTCGTGCCAGTGGCACCGCTCTACCGGGTGGTGGCCTGGGCAGCGGATGGAACGTTCTGGCTGGGCGACGTGGTTCCCGAGGAGAGGGTCACCACGGGCATCGTGGAGGCCGTGCTGTCTGCCCGGGCGCCTACCGGTGTGCGGGTGCGGCTCGCGGGAGTGCGACCCGAGCATGGCCCGTTCTCACTTCGTGTGGTGCGTGGCGTATCCCGGGACGCTCGCGACGCTGAGCGCGCGAGCGAACTGTTGCCCGTGATTCGGCATGTCGCGCCGGACATCGCTTCCGCCCTCTCGGACGGAGTGGCGCTTCCGCTTCTCGTGGGGAAGTCGCTGGAGTTGCTGCCATTGCCCACGGACCCCTCGGTGAGGCTGGTGCTCCGGAGCGCGGCGGGGCGGGAAAGCCGGTGGGTGGAGGTGCCTCTGCGCGAGGGACGTTTGGAGTCGGTGGTGTTGGACGTGGGCTCGCTCTTTCCCGAGGGCGTGGGTGACACGGTGACGCTGCGGGGGAAGGTGGAGCTGGAAGGAACGTTCCGTCCACCGGAAGGCGCGAGGTTGTTGGGTCCAGAGGACGTGGAGATTCCGCTCGCGCCGGATGGGCGTTTTGTCGTGTCGGGGCTGCCGTCCTGGGAGCCGTCCCGCTTCCGCGTCGAGGTGGCGTCGCCGGTTTCCAGGCGTCCGGTGGCCGCGACGGAGCAGTCTTTCGATTTCAGGCCCGAGCCGGGTGTGAGTGATGCCGAGGTGACGTGGCGCGTGAAGGCCTACCGCTGGCTCGTGCTGCGCATGGATGCCGCCATGCGGGCACAGATAGAAGCGCGGACCCAGAAGCCCTATCCCGTGTTCATCCTCCAGCGGTGGCGCCACGAGAAGCAGTGGGAGCTGGCCTCCGCCGGCGCATACATTCAGGAAGAGGATGGGATGGCCGTGTCCATTCTGGAGCCGGGGCGCTATCGAGTGCTGGTGTCCTTCTCTGTTCTGGAGGTCTACAGCAGCACCGCCGCGGACGTGGGCGAGGACAGGGTGGACGGCACCGTCACCTTCCGGGTGGACGTGGAGGGGAACGATTGCGAGGTGCTCGTCACGGATGGGCGCAAGCCGGTGTTCGGCGCGCGAGTCACCGCCTCCAGTGACGTGGGCTCACTCCCTCCCACGTGGGGACTCACGGATGCGCAGGGACGTTGGCGGTTGGGGCGCGTGAGGCCGTTCGGCCTTCACCTGGAGGTGGAGGCGGAGGGATACGCGCCCTGGACAGGGGAAGTCGCCGAGGCCTGCCGGCGAGGGGGCGAGGTGCGCGTTCAGCTCTAG
- a CDS encoding deoxyribonuclease I has translation MGFPSFLLRVVVLVVLAAPTWAQAGSYLRAVSWNLRHEGWTAEQTYREDAEQIWRQYGANSNSNNGCDLVFLQEVMNTSVVPAIVAELNAVSGVKWRYAQTPLIGRSSYKEIYAVLYREDTVSLLSSSVYDDTGDTFEREPQIVRVRHTPTGADYTFINWHTVWGNPADRDAEVKQIGAVFKSVQDASRTDQDVILVGDHNMACTTASWANLVALSPTVTCQLNVATTINLSGGYVNAYDHFWMQPEYVTEFSAAGRDYIGDTRDFVTRLSDHAPIYLTLYSTSDTD, from the coding sequence ATGGGATTTCCGTCCTTCTTGCTGCGCGTGGTGGTGCTGGTCGTCCTGGCTGCTCCCACGTGGGCCCAGGCGGGCTCGTATCTGCGCGCCGTCAGCTGGAACCTGCGTCATGAGGGGTGGACCGCGGAGCAGACGTACCGCGAGGACGCGGAGCAGATCTGGCGGCAGTACGGCGCGAACAGCAATTCCAACAACGGCTGTGACCTGGTGTTCCTGCAAGAGGTGATGAATACCAGCGTGGTTCCGGCCATCGTGGCGGAGCTCAACGCGGTCTCCGGCGTGAAGTGGCGCTATGCGCAGACGCCGCTCATCGGGCGCTCATCGTACAAGGAAATCTACGCGGTGCTGTACCGGGAGGACACGGTGTCACTGCTGTCATCCAGTGTGTACGACGACACCGGCGACACGTTCGAGCGCGAGCCGCAAATCGTCCGCGTGCGGCACACGCCCACGGGCGCGGACTACACGTTCATCAACTGGCACACCGTCTGGGGCAACCCCGCCGACCGCGACGCCGAGGTGAAGCAGATCGGCGCGGTGTTCAAGTCGGTGCAGGACGCCAGCCGCACCGACCAGGACGTCATCCTGGTGGGGGACCACAACATGGCATGCACGACGGCGTCCTGGGCGAACCTGGTGGCGCTGTCTCCCACGGTGACCTGCCAGCTGAACGTGGCTACCACCATCAACCTCAGTGGTGGCTACGTGAATGCCTATGACCACTTCTGGATGCAGCCCGAATACGTGACGGAGTTCTCCGCGGCGGGGCGCGACTACATCGGGGACACGCGGGACTTCGTCACCCGCCTGTCGGACCACGCGCCCATCTACCTGACGCTGTATTCCACCAGCGATACGGACTGA
- the panD gene encoding aspartate 1-decarboxylase, whose protein sequence is MRRILFKSKIHRATVTQADLDYEGSVTIDRDLLRAADIVENEKVAVWNITQGTRLETYALEGEAGSGVICINGAAAHLNKPGDLVILATFAEVEEAEVANWKPTVVFVDKDNRVVPGQTKEIPGPQRRSA, encoded by the coding sequence ATGCGCCGCATCCTCTTCAAGTCGAAAATCCACCGCGCGACCGTCACCCAGGCTGACCTGGATTACGAAGGGTCCGTCACCATCGACCGCGACCTGCTTCGCGCCGCCGACATCGTGGAGAACGAAAAGGTCGCGGTCTGGAACATCACCCAGGGCACGCGCCTGGAGACCTACGCGCTGGAAGGCGAGGCCGGCAGCGGCGTCATCTGCATCAACGGCGCGGCGGCGCACCTGAACAAGCCGGGCGACCTGGTCATCCTGGCCACCTTCGCGGAAGTGGAGGAGGCCGAGGTGGCGAACTGGAAGCCCACCGTGGTGTTCGTAGACAAGGACAACCGCGTGGTGCCCGGGCAGACGAAGGAGATTCCGGGCCCGCAGCGCCGGTCGGCCTGA
- a CDS encoding LEA type 2 family protein: MPTMKRALLLLAVLGLTTLSGCAALQKMLKGAFKKPTLSFKTARLADASLSDATINLVYELNNPNGFGLNLAEVDYAFFVEGKQVVAGKPRSGLALKANGKSELVFPANVKFADIVPVLETFLKQDKAAFKAQGTLGVKTPIGVLSFPLAKEGTFEVPKIPQVSFQAPRIKDITLSGATVEFPLSITNRNSFPLPVAGITGALKVAGADVGTLSTGNLGKLDGSGTKQVTLPLTINFARAANAALALRSGGNAQVRLDGKLTSESQSVPLSLNQLVNFVK, from the coding sequence ATGCCCACCATGAAACGTGCCCTTCTCCTCCTGGCCGTCCTTGGACTCACCACGCTCAGTGGCTGCGCCGCCTTGCAGAAGATGCTGAAGGGGGCTTTCAAGAAGCCCACCCTCTCCTTCAAGACGGCCCGGCTCGCGGATGCGTCCTTGTCCGACGCCACCATCAACCTGGTCTACGAGCTGAACAACCCCAACGGCTTCGGGTTGAACCTGGCCGAGGTGGACTACGCCTTCTTCGTGGAGGGCAAGCAGGTGGTGGCCGGCAAGCCACGCTCGGGGCTGGCGCTCAAGGCCAACGGCAAGAGCGAGCTCGTCTTCCCCGCCAACGTGAAGTTCGCGGACATCGTCCCCGTGCTGGAGACCTTCCTCAAGCAGGACAAGGCCGCCTTCAAGGCCCAGGGCACGCTGGGCGTGAAGACGCCCATCGGCGTGCTGAGCTTCCCGCTGGCGAAGGAGGGCACCTTCGAGGTCCCCAAGATTCCGCAGGTGTCCTTCCAGGCGCCGCGCATCAAGGACATCACCCTGTCCGGCGCCACCGTGGAATTCCCGTTGTCCATCACCAACCGCAACAGCTTCCCGCTACCGGTGGCCGGCATCACCGGCGCGCTGAAGGTGGCGGGCGCGGATGTGGGCACGCTGTCCACCGGAAACCTGGGCAAGCTGGACGGCAGCGGGACGAAGCAGGTCACCCTGCCCCTCACCATCAACTTCGCTCGCGCGGCGAACGCGGCCTTGGCCCTGCGCTCGGGCGGAAATGCGCAGGTTCGCCTGGACGGCAAGCTCACCTCGGAATCCCAGAGCGTTCCCCTGAGTCTCAATCAGCTCGTCAATTTCGTTAAGTGA
- a CDS encoding MarR family winged helix-turn-helix transcriptional regulator — protein MSELSAEVRVQVARLRNLLIDVARCGALGSPLGALPHTELDPMEVQAIWWLKAESLLPVNILAERLGGIAPPRLSRLLDRLEAAQLVQRERSVRYDRRRVRVRLTEQGRALAEQADSVVQERMARLLMPLEGEQRSALMDLLEGWVEALGGKNRAPELAAAEEGETDAPTADELEPAAAPRRTREEMMAIIANAA, from the coding sequence ATGTCCGAGCTCTCGGCGGAAGTGCGGGTGCAGGTGGCGCGGTTGAGGAATCTGCTCATCGACGTAGCGCGCTGCGGTGCGTTGGGCAGTCCCCTGGGTGCCCTACCCCATACCGAGCTGGACCCGATGGAGGTCCAGGCCATCTGGTGGCTGAAGGCGGAGAGCCTCCTTCCCGTCAACATCCTCGCGGAGCGGCTGGGCGGCATTGCTCCGCCCCGGCTGAGCCGGCTGCTGGACCGGTTGGAGGCCGCGCAGCTCGTCCAGCGCGAGCGCTCCGTGCGGTATGACCGGCGGCGCGTGCGGGTGAGGCTCACGGAGCAGGGCCGCGCCCTGGCGGAGCAGGCGGACTCGGTGGTTCAGGAGCGCATGGCCCGGCTGCTGATGCCGCTGGAGGGGGAACAGCGCAGCGCGCTGATGGACCTGCTGGAGGGGTGGGTGGAAGCCCTGGGCGGCAAGAACCGCGCGCCGGAGTTGGCCGCCGCCGAGGAGGGCGAGACGGATGCCCCCACGGCCGATGAGCTGGAGCCCGCCGCGGCGCCCAGGCGTACTCGCGAGGAGATGATGGCCATCATCGCCAACGCGGCCTGA
- a CDS encoding EcsC family protein translates to MGIYDSVAERLAFMKKMTPAELKKLGSARLSDIVLQEVARSRVRITTLEKRYPQASPRELAQRIVDEKKNLASMVGGVSGVFGLVALPADLLFMAYLQIILLTDVATLYKVNLKTERARGEMLDLFGYANGLGPLPRAGPKVLGKLAAMLLEKGGMQTLGRAMPLVAAPVTAYFNNQHIQMVGEQAVRFYEGFDKAHAKAKAQRKKASGA, encoded by the coding sequence ATGGGTATCTACGACAGCGTGGCCGAGCGGCTGGCCTTCATGAAGAAGATGACTCCGGCGGAGCTGAAGAAGCTCGGCTCGGCGCGGCTGTCGGACATCGTCCTGCAGGAGGTGGCGCGCTCGCGTGTGCGCATCACCACCCTGGAGAAGCGCTACCCGCAGGCGTCGCCGCGGGAGCTGGCCCAGCGCATCGTGGACGAGAAGAAGAACCTCGCCAGCATGGTGGGTGGGGTGAGCGGGGTGTTCGGGCTGGTGGCGTTGCCGGCGGACCTGCTCTTCATGGCGTACCTGCAAATCATCCTGCTCACGGACGTGGCCACCCTCTACAAGGTGAACCTCAAGACGGAGCGGGCGCGCGGGGAGATGCTGGATTTGTTCGGCTACGCCAACGGCCTGGGCCCGCTGCCCCGCGCCGGTCCCAAGGTGCTGGGGAAGCTGGCCGCCATGCTGCTGGAGAAGGGCGGCATGCAGACGCTGGGGCGGGCCATGCCGCTGGTGGCCGCGCCCGTCACCGCCTACTTCAACAACCAGCACATCCAGATGGTGGGAGAGCAGGCCGTGCGCTTCTACGAGGGCTTCGACAAGGCTCACGCCAAGGCGAAGGCCCAGCGCAAGAAGGCCAGCGGCGCCTGA